One window of the Trachemys scripta elegans isolate TJP31775 chromosome 13, CAS_Tse_1.0, whole genome shotgun sequence genome contains the following:
- the CA9 gene encoding carbonic anhydrase 9, with the protein MDPPEVVTHTHTCVFGHSSCSRTRTHHCLLAEQALVISLSGPEAASQCCAGKGFCANLEGASAGQQHPNALCSGQVPQERARGCLHCPFPRPHHHSGVKFRDKDEWQLEFRDCGGQMQSPINIDTNSTIFSRELQPVVLAGYNLDPSERLSLMNNGHTVVLRLPGSLTIASGYPQEYRAMQLHLHWGSPEGPGSEHTVDGRRYDGEIHVVYYNPSFDSIKEATRQPGGLAVLAAFLQVGPEDNVHYQPLLEQLHEVQEEGTETTVAGFNIEGLLPANLSRYYRYSGSLTTPPCYQTVNWTVFNQTVLLSKEQISLLETTLQGDDDKDLQNNFRLTQSLHGRKVLASFQASLSPRRVPLPDDGVPPVTPAPDGATERSTAEAPGSDGSDAPVTPVPEDTAGGSTDKAPEEGAGCPPCADSEKQLGFALQTAEVLAGLFGVLFAVTALAFLIYIYKQRSQNRRPDSHPKPNVIYTAATTDENAA; encoded by the exons CACTGTCTGCTGGCGGAGCAGGCCCTGGTCATCAGCTTGTCTGGGCCGGAAGCAGCATCGCAGTGCTGCGCCGGCAAAGGCTTCTGCGCAAATCTGGAGGGAGCTAGCGCAGGGCAGCAGCACCCCAATGCACTATGCTCAGGGCAGGTACCACAAGAAAGGGCAAGAGGATGCTTGCACTGTCcgttcccccgcccccaccaccacTCCGGGGTAAAATTCAGGG ATAAGGACGAGTGGCAGCTGGAGTTCCGAGACTGCGGTGGGCAGATGCAGTCTCCCATCAATATTGACACCAATTCCACAATCTTCAGCCGTGAGCTGCAGCCTGTTGTGCTGGCGGGTTACAACCTGGACCCCAGTGAGCGTCTCAGCCTAATGAACAACGGACACACAG TTGTCCTTCGGCTGCCTGGCTCTCTGACTATTGCCAGCGGCTACCCGCAGGAATACAGAGCTATGCAGCTGCACCTGCACTGGGGCTCCCCGGAAGGGCCTGGCTCAGAACACACCGTGGACGGACGCCGCTATGATGGGGAG ATCCATGTGGTGTATTACAACCCCAGCTTTGACAGCATCAAAGAGGCAACGAGGCAACCCGGTGGCCTGGCAGTGCTGGCAGCTTTCCTGCAG GTTGGGCCGGAGGACAACGTGCACTATCAGCCTCTACTTGAGCAGCTGCATGAGGTCCAAGAGGAAG gcACGGAAACGACTGTGGCTGGATTCAATATTGAAGGGTTGCTGCCCGCCAACCTAAGCCGCTATTACCGCTACAGCGGCTCTCTGACCACCCCTCCTTGCTACCAGACCGTGAACTGGACTGTCTTCAACCAGACGGTGCTGCTGTCCAAGGAGCAG ATCTCGCTGCTGGAGACCACGCTGCAGGGAGACGATGACAAAGATCTGCAGAACAACTTCCGGctaacccagagcctgcacgGACGGAAAGTCCTAGCGAGTTTCCAGGCATCCCTCAGCCCGAGGCGGGTCCCGCTACCTG ACGACGGCGTTCCCCCTGTGACGCCCGCCCCTGACGGTGCCACAGAGAGAAGCACGGCCGAAGCCCCCGGATCAG ATGGCAGCGATGCCCCTGTGACTCCTGTCCCTGAAGATACTGCAGGGGGAAGCACCGACAAAGCGCCTGAAGAAG GTGCTGGCTGCCCACCATGCGCAG ATTCAGAAAAACAGCTGGGCTTCGCCCTGCAGACAG CGGAGGTGCTGGCCGGTCTCTTCGGGGTTCTCTTTGCAGTCACGGCTCTGGCCTTCCTCATCTACATCTACAAGCAGCGGAGCCAGAATAGGAG GCCGGACTCTCACCCCAAGCCCAACGTCATCTACACAGCAGCCACCACAGATGAGAACGCGGCGTAG